The Streptomyces sp. NBC_00510 genomic interval TACCTCACGCAGGCCCTCGACGGCGTCTACAACAGCACGGACCCGCGCGCCTATCCTCTCTCCGGCTACAGCTACGCGATCGTCCCGACCAAGGTGGAGCACAACTTCACCCTTCAGAAGGGCGAGTCCCTCGGTGCCTTCGCCTACTACTTCCTCTGCCAGGGGCAGCAGCACGTGGACAAACTGGGCTACTCGCCGCTGCCCATCAACCTCGTGCAAGCGGCCCTGAACCAGGTCCGCAGGATTCCCGGCGTGGACGTCCAGAGCATCGACATCAAGAGCTGCCACAACCCCACCTTCTCCACCGACGGCACCAACACCCTCGCCCTGACGGCCCCTTACCCGTCCCCCTGCGACCGGGTGGGCAGCACTCCGTGCGACGGCACCGCCCCCGGCGGCCGGTCGCAGTCGATCACGACGACCCTCGAGCCCGGGGCACTGCTGATCTCCGTCGCGGGCGACCCGCACGTCGAGTTGCCCGGTCCGGTGCTCGACCCGTCGGGCGAGTTCCTCCACACCTCGGGGCAGATGACCCCGGTCACCGTCACCGACACCCGCTCCGGCAACATCGGCTGGACGGTATCCGGCCAGGTCGGCGACTTCACCGGCCCGACCGGAAGCACCATTGACGGGAGCAGCCTGACCTGGGCCCCCGCGATCGCCGACCGCGGCAATGTCCCGTCCATCACGCCGGGCGCCCCGGTCGTCCCCGGCGACGGCAACGGGCTCAAGGAGTCCCGGACGCTGGCCACCGGCATCGGCCCCGGCACCGCGGATGCCGGGGCCGGGCTCGACTTCGACGCACCGACCTCCACGCCGCCCGGCACGTACACGGCGGTCCTGACGCTGACCGTCATCTGATCCCCATCCGCAGGAGAGCTGACGCCCCCGCCGGTGGGCCGTCCCGTTCGGCTACGGCCGGACGGGACGGCCGCCTGCGCGGTTCTCACCTCACGCCCACCGGGCATGCTCTGGGCGGTCGTCCGCCGGTGTTGGGCGTTGTCACGCGGGTGGAGACTCGGCCGATCCAGTGGCTGATCGCCTTGCCTTGGAGGTCAACTCGACGCGGTGGGCGAAGGCACACCGATGAGTTCCGCCGGTCGGGCCGGTCTATCAGTACGCACGCCATCGAGCCACCGACTGGAGACCCACCATGACGATTCCCGCGCACCCCGGCCGCATGCTGTTCGTGAACCTCCCCGTAGCGGACCTCGAACTCAGCAAGGCGTTCTTCGCCAAGCTCGGGTTCGGCTTCAACCCGAAGTTCACCGACGAGTCCGCAGCCTGCATGCTGGTCGGCGAGCAGGCCTTCGTCATGCTGCTCAGCCGCGAGAAGTTCGCGGAGTTCGCGAAACTGCCGATGGCCGACGCCACCACGCACACGCTGGCGTTGTACTGCTTCAGCGTGTCGTCCCGTGATGAGGTCGACACGGTCAGCGCCACTGCACTCGCGGCGGGCGGCTCCGAGGCGGATGACGCCGAGGACTACGGCTTCATGTACTCACGCAGCTTCTTCGACCCCGACGGCCACGGCTGGCAGGTCATGTGGATGGACCCGGCAGCGGCGGAGCAGGGCCCCGAGGCGTTCGCGACCTCCACCCAGGACGCCGACACCCCGTCCTGACCTGTGGATTTCCCACTTCGGATGGAGTGGGTGGCGCCTCCCTCTGCGCACCGAGAGTCCCCCTGGCTCCCCGCCCGTTCCGGCACGACAGTGGCACGGCATCCGTGCTGGTGACCCTCTCGATGCGATTCATGGGCGGGACGGCCGTTGCGGTCTGCTCGACCGATCTCGTGCTGCGGGAAATCCTTACCGTCACGAGATCGGGCCGGGAACGGTGACTTCTGCCGCAGCGACCGCTTCCGCGAGCGTGTGGAGGCGCCGGCGCCGTGCATGGCTGTCCTGGGAGGGCGGAGCCGGGAAGCGCAGCCCACCCTTCACCACCCACACGGGGCGGCCCGTCGAGCCGCGTAACCTGTACCGCTCGTTCACGCGCGTGGCGGGAAACGCCGCCTGCGCGTGATCCGGCTGCATGGCGCCCGGCAGGGCTGCGCCACGCTTCTCACCGCGGCCGGCGTCACGCCCCGCGTGGTGATGGAGATCCTGGGCCATAGCCAGATCGCGGTCACGATGAACGTCTACACGCACGTCGTGCAGGACACCCAGCGTGAAGCCGTCAGCCACATGGACCGGCTGCTGCGGAGGCGTCCCGGCCGTGAGTGAGCGTGGCCGTTGATGTCGGATCTGGATGTCAAAGACCCCCAGCCATGACCGGCTGGGGGTCTTCTCACTGGTGGGCGTGGACGGTTTCGAACCGCCGACATCTGCCTTGTAAGGGCAGCGCTCTACCGCTGAGCTACACGCCCGCTGGACACGCGAAAGCACACCCTACCCTGCCATACCCCGTGACCAGCAAACGCACGCTCGAGGTCAGGTGTAGGTCACACGGAGTTCCTTCACGCCGTTGAGCCAGGGGGAGCGGAGGCGGCGGGGGGCGCCGGCGAGGCGGATGGCGGGGAGGGTGTCGGCGATGGCGTTGAAGATGAGGTCGATCTCGAGGCGGGCGAGGCTGGCGCCGAGGCAGAAGTGGGGGCCGCCGCCGCCGAAGCCGAGGTGGGGGTTGGGGTCGCGGGTGACGTCGAAGGTGTCGGGGGCGGTGAAGACCTCGGGGTCGTGGTTGGCGGAGGCGTAGAAGATGCCGACGCGGTCGCCCTCGCGGATCTTGGCGCCGCCCAGCTCCGTGTCGTGGGTGGCGGTGCGCTGGAAGGAGGTGACCGGGGTGGCCCAGCGGACGATCTCGTCGGCGGCGGTGCGGGGGCGCTCGGCGCGGAAGAGGTCCCACTGGTCGGGGTGGGTGAGGAAGGCGTGCATGCCGTGGGTGATGGCGTTGCGCGTGGTCTCGTTGCCGGCGACGGCCAGGACGAGGACGAAGAAGCCGAACTCGTCGGTGGTGAGGTTGCCCTCGTCCTCGGCGGCGACGAGCTTGGTGACGATGTCGTGGGCGGGGCAGGCCTTGCGTTCGTCGGCCATGTTCATCGCGTAGGAGATGAGCTCGATGGAGGACTCGGTGCCGATCTCCTCGGTGATGGCGAGCTCGGGGTCGTCGTAGCCGATCATGTTGTTCGACCACTCGAAGATCTTGCCGCGGTCCTCCTGGGGGACGCCGATGAGTTCGGCGATGGCCTGGAGGGGCAGTTCGCAGGCGACGTCGGTGACGAAGTCGCCGCTGCCGTGGGCGGCGGCGCCGGCGACGATGCGTTCGGCGCGCCGGCGCAGGGCGTCCTTGAGGGCGCGGATGGCGCGGGGGGTGAAGCCGCGCTGGACGATCTGCCGCAGGCGGGTGTGCTCGGGCGGGTCCATGTTGAGGATGATCAGCTGCTGGGCGTCGATCCGGTCCCGCTGCATGTGCTCGTTGAAGCGGATGATCGCGGTGTTGGTGCGGGAGGAGAAGGTCTCGGGGGTGGTGGAGACCGTCTTGACGTCGGCGTGGCGGGTGACAGCCCAGTAGCCGTCGTCCCCGAAGCCCGCGATGCCGTGGGGCTGGGGGATCCAGGAGACGGGAGCGGTGTGCCGGAGGGCGGCGAACTCCGGGAGGGGTATGCGCTCCTGGTTGACGTCCGGGTCGGTGAAGTCGAAGCCGTCGGGGAGGGCGGGGCAGGAGGAGGGCGGCGGCGTGGCGGACATCGGCGGCTCCTGGTCCGGGTGGTCCGGCGTGGTCCGGGTCGTGATCCGGTTGGTCCGGATGTCTCCGTGGTGGCTCCGGGCTTCCCTGGGTGGCGGTCCGCGGACGTCCCCGCGCACCGCTTGCTGACGCTCCATCAGATATGCCTGTGGACGGTAGCTCCGGCCCCTGCAAGTCGCAAGGCCCGTGACGGTGCGGATCGGCCGGCTTGGTGCACGCCCCTTGCGCCCGCGTACCGCCGGTAATCAGACTGCTGGGCGGAACTAGAACGCGTACTAGTTCTGCCGTGGGCGCCGGGACGCCCCGCGGCCGAGGAGAGGACGAGGTACATGGCCGCTGAACCCGTCATCGTCGAAGCTGTACGCACCCCCATCGGCAAGCGCGGCGGCGCGCTCGCCAATCTGCACCCCGCCTACCTGCTCGGTGAGACGTACCGCGAACTGCTCGGCCGCACCGGCATCCAGCCCGACGCCGTGGAACAGATCGTCGGCGGTACGGTCACCCACGCAGGGGAGCAGTCGATGAACCCGGCGCGCACCGCCTGGCTGGCCTGCGGGCTGCCGTACGAGACGGCCGCGACGACCGTGGACTGCCAGTGCGGTTCCTCGCAGCAGGCCAACCACATGGTCGCCAACATGATCGCGGCGGGGGTGATCGACATCGGCATCGGCTGCGGCGTCGAGGCCATGTCGCGGGTGCCGCTCGGCAGCGGTTCCAAGCACGGCCCCGGCAAGCCCTTCCCGGACGAGTGGAACGTGGACCTGCCCAACCAGTTCGAGGCGGCCGAGCGCATCGCCCGGCGCCGCGGGCTGACCCGGGAGCACGTCGACCGGCTCGGGCTGATCTCGCAGGAGCGGGCCGGGCGGGCCTGGGCCGAGGAGCGCTTCAAGCGGGAGACCTTCGCCGTGCAGGTGCCCACGACGGAGGAGGAGCAACTCGCCGGCCAGGGCATGTGGCGGCTGGTCGACCGCGACGAGGGGCTGCGCGACACCAGCATGGAGGCACTGGCCGGGCTGAAGGCGATCATGCCGACGGCCGTGCACACGGCGGGGAACTCCTCGCAGATCTCCGACGGCGCGGCGGCCGTGATGTGGGCGTCCAAGCGGATGGCGCGCGCCCTGAAGCTGCGGCCGCGGGCCCGGATCGTGGCGCAGGCGCTGGTCGGTACGGACACGCACTACCACCTGGACGGACCGATCGACGCGACGCGCGCGGTCCTCGGCAAGGCCGGCATGACACTCGACGACATCGACCTCGTCGAGATCAACGAGGCCTTCGCCTCGGTGGTGCTGTCCTGGGCACAGGTCTTCGACCAGGACCTGGAGAAGGTGAACGTCAACGGTGGCGGGATCGCACTCGGCCACCCCGTGGGGGCCACCGGGGCCCGTCTGATCGCCACCGCACTGCACGAACTGGAACGCGCGGACAAGGAGTTCGCGCTGATCGTGATGTGCGCGGGCGGGGCGCTCGCCACGGGCACGATCATCCAGCGGATCTGAGCCGGCGGGGTGGGGCCGGCCCCCGGGTACGCCCGGGGGTCGGCCGCATTCCGGGACGCGGGCACCCCACCGGGGCGCTGCGCCGGGCCATGGACCAGGCCGCCGGCACCTGCGGCCGGCGGCCGGCCGTGCCGGTGCGGCTGTACACCGCGAGCGGCGACCGCGACGTGCCGATCGGCAACGGCGGGATCTGCCGCGCCGACCTCGCGGCGCACTGCGTGCGGACGGCGCCGGCCGACACCGGCGACACCGACCACTTCGGCGCGTTCCTGCGCTCGGCGCCCGACGCCCGGCGTCGCGCGCTGGTTCGCGGCGCCGGCCCGTCAGCGCGCCTGAGGCGGCACGCGCGGCGCGCCGTCCGCACTCCCGTCCCCGCCACCGTGCGCGTCCACGAAGGCCACCGGCGCGCCGAACGCGGCGCGCCGGGTGGCCCGGCGCAGGGCGCGCAGCACGAACGGGCCCAGGGTGAGGACCAGGACGGCGGTCAGCACGGCGCGCGGGACGTCCCAGCCGAGCGAGGTGGCCAGGCAGTACGCGACGAAGCGGGCGAGGTTGTCGGGGAGCGGGCCGCCCGGCACGAAGGAGACCCCGGAGGACATGCCGCCGAGGTACGGCCAGCCCTGCAGGTTCATGATCGTTCCGTAGGCGATCGAGGACACCGCCCCGTAGCCGGCGAGGAGTACGAGCTCGCCCCGGCCGCGCAGCCTGGCGGCGCCCGGGAGCAGGCCCGCGCCGAGCGCCACCCAGCCCATCGAGAGCATCTGGAACGGCATCCACGGCCCGACCCCACCCGTGAGCAGGGCCGACGCGAACATCGTCAACGCCCCCAGCGCGAAGCCGAAGCCGGGGCCGAGCACCCGGCCGGACAGCACGACCAGGAAGAACATGGGCTCGATGCCCGCCGTGCCGCCGCCGAGCGGACGCAGGGCCGCTCCCGCGGCGGCCAGCACCCCCAGCATGGCGACGGACTTGGCGCTCAGGCCCTCCTCGTCGTCCGCGATCGTCGCCATGACGACGGCGAGCAGCAGCGGCAGGAGCAGCGCGAACAACCAGGGCGCGTCCTCGCTGTGGGCCAGCCCCGAGCCCGGGTCGGCGAGCAGCGGCCAGCCGAAGGCGGCGACGCCGATCACGGAGACGAGCGTCAGCGCGACGACGGCCCGGCGGCCCAGCCGGACCGCGCGCGGCGGACGCGCGGTCACGCCGTGCCCGCCAAGGCCGCCTCGACCTGGCCGACCGTCAGCCAGGGCAGCGGGCTGAGCACCTTGGCCACCTGCGGGGCGAAGGCGGGGGAGGAGACGACGACGTCGGGGGTGGGGCCGTCCGCGACGAGGTCGCCGTCGGCGAGGACGACGACGCGGTGGGCGAGTTCGGCGGCGAGTTCGACGTCGTGGGTGGCGAGGACGACGGCGTGGCCGTCCGCGGCGAGCGCGCGCAGGTGCGCGGCGAGACGGGCCTTGGCGGCGTAGTCCAGGCCGCGGGTCGGCTCGTCGAGCAGGATCAGCGGGGGCCGGGCGGTCAGCACGACGGCGAGGGCGAGCGCGAGGCGCTGGCCTTCGGACAGGTCGCGCGGGTGGGTGCCGTCGGCGACCCCGGGCAGCAGTGCGCCGACGAGGGCACGGCAGGTGCCGGGGGTGGCGCGGGCGTCGGTGTCGGCGGCGGCGCACTCGGCGGCGACGGTGTCGGCGTACAGCAGGTCCCGGGGGTCCTGAGGGACCAGGCCCACGCGGCGGATCAGCTCCGCGGGCCTGGTGCGCGACGGCTCCAGCCCGCCGACGGTCACGCTCCCCGACGTGGGGGGCCGCATCCCGGCGAGGGTGGACAGCAGGGTGGACTTGCCCGCGCCGTTGCGGCCCATGAGGGCCACGGTCTCGCCGGGCCGTACGGTCAGGTCGACCCCGCGCAGCGCCTCCAGCCGTCCGCGGCGCACGGTGAGTCCCGCCACGGCCGCGACGGGCTCGCCCGCGGCGGGCGCGGGCGGCGCGGGCGGGGTGCGGTCGGTGAGGCGTTCGCGCAGCGGCGCGGCGGCGCGGCGGGCGTCGCGCACCGACAGCGGCAGCGGGGACCAGCCCGCGAGACGGCCGAGCGCGACGACCGGCGGACGGACCGGCGAGACCGCCATGACCTCGGCGGGCGGCCCGGAGACCGGGGCGGCGCCCCCGCCCGGGAGGAGGACGACCTGGTCGGCGTACTGCACGACCCGCTCCAGGCGGTGCTCGGCCATCAGCACGGTCGTCCCCAGGTCGTGGACGAGCCGCTGCAGCACGGCGAGCACCTCCTCGGCCGCGGCGGGGTCGAGCGCGGACGTCGGCTCGTCCAGCACCAGTACCCGCGGGTGGACGGTCAGGACGGAGCCGATGGCGACGCGCTGCTGCTGCCCGCCGGAGAGGGTGCTGATCGGGCGGTCGCGCAGGTCGGCGAGGCCGAGCAGGTCGAGGGTCTCCTCGACACGGCGGCGCATCACGTCGGGGGCGAGGCCGATCGACTCCATGCCGTAGGCGAGTTCGTCCTCGACGGTGTCGGTGACGAAGTGCGCGAGCGGGTCCTGGCCCACGGTGCCGACCAGATGGGCGAGTTCGCGCGGTTTGTTGCGGCGCGTGTCGTGCCCGGCGACGGTGACCCGGCCGGTGAGGACGCCGCCGGTGAAGTACGGCACGAGGCCGGAGACGGCGCCGAGGAGGGTGGACTTGCCGGTGCCGGAGGGCCCGACGACCAGGCAGAGTTCGCCCTCGGGGACGGTCAGCTCGACACCGGTCACGGCGGGCGCCGCGGCGCCGTCGTACGTGACGGAGACCTGCTCGAAGCGGATCACGGGCGGGCTCCCTTCAGGTGCGCGGGCAGCAGCCCCAGCAGGGCGGCCGCCGCGGGCCACAGCGGCAGCGACGGCGCGGTCAGCGGCACCACGGGCGGATCCAGGTCGGCGGGGGACGCCCCGGCGGCCCAGATCGTCAGCGCGGCGACGGCCACGCCCGAGGCGGTGATCAGCCACGCGGTCGCGTCCCAGCGGTCGGGGCGGTAGCGGGTGCGGATGGAACGGCGCCCGCCGAGCCGCAGCCCCGCGACGGCGGCGGCCAGACCGGCCAGCAGCAGGGGCAGGCCGTACGCGGCGCCCGCGGCGGCCAGCAGCGCGTAGGTGCCGGCGCACAGCCCGAGCAGCCCGCCGAGGGTCAGCGCGACGGTCGCCCGGCGCACGGCGGGCGGAACCTCGGCCGTACGGCCGTAACCGCGGGCGTCCATGGCGGCCGCGAGGGCGACGGAACGCTCCAGCGCGCCCTCGAGCACGGGCAGGCCGACCTGGAGCAGCGCCCGTACGCCCTTGTCCGCGCGGCCCCGCAGCCTTCGGGCCGTCCGCAGTCGCCGGACGTCGGCGACCAGGTGCGGCGCGAACGTCATCGCGACGACCACGGCGACGCCCGCCTCGTACAGGGCGCCGGGCAGCGACTTCAGCAGCCGGGCGGGGTTGGCCAGGGCGTTGGCGGCGCCGAGGCACGCCAGGAGCGTGGCCAGCTTCATCCCCTCGCGGAAGGCGAACCACAGCCCCTCGGCGGTGACCCGCCCGCCGAGACGGACGCCCCGCGCCCAGTCGGGCAGCGGCACTTCGGGGAGGGACACCACGGTGTGCGTGCCGGGGATCGGGGACCCCAGGACGACGGCGAAGCCGAGCCGGATGGCGATGACCACCAGACCCAGGCGGAGGAACGCGGCGTACGACCGCGACCAGGGTGCGTCCGGCACCCGGCACACGGCCACGACGTACCCCGCGACGGCGGCGAGCAGCGCGAGCAGTGCCGGGTTCGTCGTCCGCGACGCGGCCGTGGCGAGCCCCAGCGCCCACAGCCACCACGCCCCCGCGTGCGGCCCGCGCCTGCGGCCCGCCCGCCCGCCTGCCGCGCCCGCGTCACCGGCGTGGTCCGGCTGCCGCAGCCGCAACAGCGCGCGCAAGCGGGCGGAACCGCCGCCGTCCACGCTACGGGCGACGGCGTGATGGTCGGCCCCCGCGGGCGGCGTGAGGGCCCGCCTGGTCCGCGCCGCCGAGCCCCGCTCGGCGGTTGCGCCGCCCCTGGCGGTGACGTCCGGCAGGAGCCGCGCCGCCAAGACGGCAGGGCGGGCGGCCGGGGTGGGTGAGTCGCCGCGCCTGCGGGGGCGCAGCCAAGTGAGCAGGGCGAGGGCCCGCGATGCCGTGGCCGGCGTGCCGGTCGGCCCGTCCGCGCGTCCGCCGGTGCCGGCGCGGTGGCGTCGGCCCCCACCGGCGGTGGCCGCGGTGGCGGCGGTGTGCGCGCCCTGCGTCGCGGCCCTGGCGGCGCGCGAGGGGAGGGCGGCGGCGCCGTGCCGCGGGGAGGGCGCAGGGGCGGTCAGTGGTCGCTCCGGCGCCGTCGGGCCTGCCAAGTCCTCCCGGGTGCGCGGACGCAGTCGGGCGAGGGCGCCCGATACCTCGGCCTGCGCGGCGGTTGCGTCGCCCGTGCGTGGTTCGGCGGGGGTGCCGGCAGAGGGGAGGTCCGTCCGCCGGGGCCGGGCGGCCGGGCCGGTCAGGTCGTCGCGGTTGCGCGGGCGCAGTCGCGGAAGCAAGGCGAGGGCCCGCAGGGCACGCGGGCCGGAGACCGGCGCGCCGCTGGTCCACGGCAGGGGCGTAGCGGTGGTCACGGGCGGTCGCTCCGGCGCCGCCGGACCTGCCAGGTGGCGGCCGCGGCGACGACGAGGACGACGGCGGCGGCGCCGTACGTGCCGAGCGCGGGACCGGAGGAGGGAGCGGGCGCGGGGGCCGCGGCGTCGTCGGTGACCTGCTCGCCGCAGCCCGTGGCGGGGTAGCCGGCGATGGCGCAGACGAGGCCCGCGGAGTTGTAGCGGAGCGGGGGCGCGACGGCGGCCAGGGCGTCGGCGGAAGTGGCGTCGGCGGGGACGCGGGCGCAGGCGGTGCGGGCGGCCGGGGCGTCGGCGGCGGTGCCGAAGTCGAGCAGCAGGGCGACGCGCTTGGTGCCGGGGCGGGCCGGGGTGCCGTCGCAGACATCGGCGAACCGGGCGGCGCCGCGGGGGCGGGCGGCCGAGTCGGCGTCGGGGCTGACGCCGAAGCGCCAGCCCTCGACGGCACCGTCGTCGGGGCGGCTGAGGGCGGGGCCGGTCTGGGCGTACGCCCAGGCGTCGGTGGCCGCGTCACGCTGCCAGAAGGACCAGTACCGGTAGGTGGCCGCGTGCGCGGGCGTCGCGACGAGGGCGGCCACCAGGGCCAGGAGGAGTGCCGCCGCCGTGAGGGGCGGCCGCCTCACAGCCGGTGCTTCCGGCCGGCGAGCAGCACCCCGATGCCGATCCCCGCGACCAGGCAGGCGCCGACGATCCACCACACCGAACTGCCGCCGGAGGAGTCGGGCTTCTGTTCCGCGACCGGACCGAGGGCGCTGAGCTGCGTGATGTGGTCGCGCAGGGGGTTGCCGGTGGCGTAAGCGGCCAGGGCGAGCTGCGCGAGGGCGGTGGGGTTGTCCTTGGACCAGGCGGCGGAGTTGGCGGCGAGCCAGTTGTACGCGCCCTTGGCGGCGTCGAGGTGGCCGCCGGCGGCGAGGGCGACGACGGCGTCGGCGGTGGTGCCGAAGTCGGGGGTCTTCTGGTCGGAGCCCGGGGTGACCGCGTCGAAGTGGCTGCCGCCGGCGGTGAGACCGCCGGCGAGCCAGGCGGCGCCGGCGTCGGAGGCGCTGCCGCCGCACCCGTCGCGCACGGGGACGTCGCGGTCGGGGGCCTCGACGACGAAGCCCGCGCCCTCGGCGCCGCGCACGGCGTCGGCGGTGGCCTTGGCGTTGGCCGCGAGGGCACCGGACTTGGGGTCGGGCTGGTAGGCGAACGCGCCGCCGTCCTTCTTGCCGCAGGCCACTTGGAGGGAGCGCAGCGCGTCGTAGGGCGACCGGCCGTCGGTGGTCACGGACTTGACGTCGGTGCCGGCGGCCTTGAGGCCGCCGATGACGACGCCGGTGGAGTCGGCGTCGGAGGCGCCGCCGGGGTTGTAGGACCAGCCGCCGTCGCGGTTCTGCACCTTGGCGAGCCATTCGGCGGCGCGCTTGACGGCGAAGTCCTGGCCGTGGACGGCGAGCGCCTGGACCGCGATGGCGGTGGCGTTGGTGTCCTCGGTCTTCGGGTCGCAGGGCGCCGTCGGGTCGGGACGGTACGAGGCGAAGCCGCCGTCCGCGCACTGCTGCTTGGCGAGCCACTCCACCGCGTTCCCGGCCGGTTCCGTGTCGGCCGCGTGGAGCGCCAGCAGCGCGTACGACTGACGCCACACGCCGTCGTACGTCGGGTCGGCCTCCCCGTACAGCGCGGCGGGCGCCGCCGCGGGCGACGGTGACGGCGACGCGGCTATGAGGAGCGTGCTGAAGGCGGCCAGGGCGGCCGCGGCGGTGCGGCGCAGGTGCATCGGGTGGTGCCTTTCGGGTGAGCGGTCGCGCAGACGGATGCGGGCGCGCGGTCACGGCACCGGGCTCCGGCTCCGTGTACCTCGACGGAAGAGCCGCTCCCGTCCGTGCGGGTGCTCCGGCTGGGCCCTCCCCGGAGGGGGACGGCTCACGGTTGCGGGTCAGCGCCGGATTCGCACCGGCTTCCCCCGCTCGGACGTGATTGGACTTGGTGTGTCGACCACACCTTAGCCGGGACCGCGCGCCGCGCCGTGCCCGGCCGTGTGCGGTCTGGCTCACACCGGCGGGCTCACACCGCGGTGTACACGACCGGATCCGACCCGGGCACGGGTTCGGCGTGCCCGAGCTTGACCAGGCGGCGCAGGTGCGCCTCGGCCTCGGCGACGGCGATGTTCCGGGAGGGGAAGGGGATCTGCTCCCAGGGGCGGTTCCACTGCATGGCCTCGGCCAGCTGCCACGGGGTGCGCGGGGCCTCGGCGATCAGGGCGCGGAGCGAGGCGAGGCGGTCGGCGTGGTGGTCCAGCAGCTCGCGCACGCGGGCGCCGGCGTCGGTGAAGGGGTGCTTGTGGGCGGGCAGCACCTCGGCGGGGTCGAGCCGGGCGACGCGTTCCAGGGAGTC includes:
- a CDS encoding glyoxalase, with amino-acid sequence MTIPAHPGRMLFVNLPVADLELSKAFFAKLGFGFNPKFTDESAACMLVGEQAFVMLLSREKFAEFAKLPMADATTHTLALYCFSVSSRDEVDTVSATALAAGGSEADDAEDYGFMYSRSFFDPDGHGWQVMWMDPAAAEQGPEAFATSTQDADTPS
- a CDS encoding cytochrome P450, whose protein sequence is MSATPPPSSCPALPDGFDFTDPDVNQERIPLPEFAALRHTAPVSWIPQPHGIAGFGDDGYWAVTRHADVKTVSTTPETFSSRTNTAIIRFNEHMQRDRIDAQQLIILNMDPPEHTRLRQIVQRGFTPRAIRALKDALRRRAERIVAGAAAHGSGDFVTDVACELPLQAIAELIGVPQEDRGKIFEWSNNMIGYDDPELAITEEIGTESSIELISYAMNMADERKACPAHDIVTKLVAAEDEGNLTTDEFGFFVLVLAVAGNETTRNAITHGMHAFLTHPDQWDLFRAERPRTAADEIVRWATPVTSFQRTATHDTELGGAKIREGDRVGIFYASANHDPEVFTAPDTFDVTRDPNPHLGFGGGGPHFCLGASLARLEIDLIFNAIADTLPAIRLAGAPRRLRSPWLNGVKELRVTYT
- a CDS encoding steroid 3-ketoacyl-CoA thiolase; this encodes MAAEPVIVEAVRTPIGKRGGALANLHPAYLLGETYRELLGRTGIQPDAVEQIVGGTVTHAGEQSMNPARTAWLACGLPYETAATTVDCQCGSSQQANHMVANMIAAGVIDIGIGCGVEAMSRVPLGSGSKHGPGKPFPDEWNVDLPNQFEAAERIARRRGLTREHVDRLGLISQERAGRAWAEERFKRETFAVQVPTTEEEQLAGQGMWRLVDRDEGLRDTSMEALAGLKAIMPTAVHTAGNSSQISDGAAAVMWASKRMARALKLRPRARIVAQALVGTDTHYHLDGPIDATRAVLGKAGMTLDDIDLVEINEAFASVVLSWAQVFDQDLEKVNVNGGGIALGHPVGATGARLIATALHELERADKEFALIVMCAGGALATGTIIQRI
- a CDS encoding ECF transporter S component codes for the protein MTARPPRAVRLGRRAVVALTLVSVIGVAAFGWPLLADPGSGLAHSEDAPWLFALLLPLLLAVVMATIADDEEGLSAKSVAMLGVLAAAGAALRPLGGGTAGIEPMFFLVVLSGRVLGPGFGFALGALTMFASALLTGGVGPWMPFQMLSMGWVALGAGLLPGAARLRGRGELVLLAGYGAVSSIAYGTIMNLQGWPYLGGMSSGVSFVPGGPLPDNLARFVAYCLATSLGWDVPRAVLTAVLVLTLGPFVLRALRRATRRAAFGAPVAFVDAHGGGDGSADGAPRVPPQAR
- a CDS encoding ATP-binding cassette domain-containing protein yields the protein MIRFEQVSVTYDGAAAPAVTGVELTVPEGELCLVVGPSGTGKSTLLGAVSGLVPYFTGGVLTGRVTVAGHDTRRNKPRELAHLVGTVGQDPLAHFVTDTVEDELAYGMESIGLAPDVMRRRVEETLDLLGLADLRDRPISTLSGGQQQRVAIGSVLTVHPRVLVLDEPTSALDPAAAEEVLAVLQRLVHDLGTTVLMAEHRLERVVQYADQVVLLPGGGAAPVSGPPAEVMAVSPVRPPVVALGRLAGWSPLPLSVRDARRAAAPLRERLTDRTPPAPPAPAAGEPVAAVAGLTVRRGRLEALRGVDLTVRPGETVALMGRNGAGKSTLLSTLAGMRPPTSGSVTVGGLEPSRTRPAELIRRVGLVPQDPRDLLYADTVAAECAAADTDARATPGTCRALVGALLPGVADGTHPRDLSEGQRLALALAVVLTARPPLILLDEPTRGLDYAAKARLAAHLRALAADGHAVVLATHDVELAAELAHRVVVLADGDLVADGPTPDVVVSSPAFAPQVAKVLSPLPWLTVGQVEAALAGTA
- a CDS encoding energy-coupling factor transporter transmembrane protein EcfT, whose product is MWALGLATAASRTTNPALLALLAAVAGYVVAVCRVPDAPWSRSYAAFLRLGLVVIAIRLGFAVVLGSPIPGTHTVVSLPEVPLPDWARGVRLGGRVTAEGLWFAFREGMKLATLLACLGAANALANPARLLKSLPGALYEAGVAVVVAMTFAPHLVADVRRLRTARRLRGRADKGVRALLQVGLPVLEGALERSVALAAAMDARGYGRTAEVPPAVRRATVALTLGGLLGLCAGTYALLAAAGAAYGLPLLLAGLAAAVAGLRLGGRRSIRTRYRPDRWDATAWLITASGVAVAALTIWAAGASPADLDPPVVPLTAPSLPLWPAAAALLGLLPAHLKGARP
- a CDS encoding SCO2322 family protein; translation: MRRPPLTAAALLLALVAALVATPAHAATYRYWSFWQRDAATDAWAYAQTGPALSRPDDGAVEGWRFGVSPDADSAARPRGAARFADVCDGTPARPGTKRVALLLDFGTAADAPAARTACARVPADATSADALAAVAPPLRYNSAGLVCAIAGYPATGCGEQVTDDAAAPAPAPSSGPALGTYGAAAVVLVVAAAATWQVRRRRSDRP
- a CDS encoding terpene cyclase/mutase family protein is translated as MHLRRTAAAALAAFSTLLIAASPSPSPAAAPAALYGEADPTYDGVWRQSYALLALHAADTEPAGNAVEWLAKQQCADGGFASYRPDPTAPCDPKTEDTNATAIAVQALAVHGQDFAVKRAAEWLAKVQNRDGGWSYNPGGASDADSTGVVIGGLKAAGTDVKSVTTDGRSPYDALRSLQVACGKKDGGAFAYQPDPKSGALAANAKATADAVRGAEGAGFVVEAPDRDVPVRDGCGGSASDAGAAWLAGGLTAGGSHFDAVTPGSDQKTPDFGTTADAVVALAAGGHLDAAKGAYNWLAANSAAWSKDNPTALAQLALAAYATGNPLRDHITQLSALGPVAEQKPDSSGGSSVWWIVGACLVAGIGIGVLLAGRKHRL